A genome region from Candidatus Ancaeobacter aquaticus includes the following:
- a CDS encoding 6-phosphofructokinase — protein sequence MNNNKRRIGVLTGGGDCPGLNAVIRAVTKSAITDHDYTVIGIEDGFLGLLEDRTRILNNDDVSGILLAGGTILGTSNTANPFSVPCKKGNKIVKEDHSDRAVKTLKRHSIDALICIGGDGTHAVAHKMAQLGVKVVGVPKTIDNDVYGTDITFGFNSAVSVATDGVDRLHTTAESHHRVMVLEVMGRYAGWIALESGIAGGADIILLPEIPFNLDAVCNKIKERRKHGKRFSLIVVSEGAHPKGKSLTVKKVIKGSPDPLRLGGIGQKIADDIEKKIRIETRVTVLGHLQRGGTPTPFDRVLATRFGVEAVQLIAKGSYGRMVAYKNDDIISVPIHKVVSKLKVVPKSSSIIKAARAVGTTFGDR from the coding sequence ATGAACAATAATAAGAGAAGGATAGGAGTTTTAACGGGAGGCGGCGATTGTCCCGGGCTTAATGCAGTAATACGTGCAGTAACAAAATCAGCAATTACTGACCATGATTATACGGTTATTGGTATAGAAGATGGATTTTTGGGTTTGTTAGAGGATCGTACGCGAATACTTAATAACGATGATGTATCAGGAATATTACTGGCCGGGGGAACTATACTTGGCACGTCAAATACTGCAAATCCTTTTTCTGTTCCGTGTAAAAAAGGCAATAAAATTGTTAAAGAAGACCATAGTGACCGTGCAGTTAAAACGTTGAAAAGACATTCAATTGATGCCTTGATCTGTATTGGTGGTGATGGGACACATGCTGTTGCACATAAAATGGCCCAACTTGGGGTAAAAGTTGTCGGTGTGCCAAAAACGATTGATAATGATGTGTACGGTACTGACATAACGTTTGGTTTTAATTCTGCGGTTTCAGTGGCTACTGATGGTGTCGATAGATTACATACAACCGCTGAATCACATCACCGTGTTATGGTATTGGAAGTAATGGGAAGATATGCCGGCTGGATTGCGCTTGAAAGCGGCATAGCGGGTGGTGCTGATATAATTCTTTTACCGGAAATACCTTTTAATCTTGATGCTGTGTGCAATAAAATTAAAGAGAGAAGAAAACACGGTAAACGATTTAGTTTAATCGTTGTTTCAGAAGGAGCTCATCCAAAAGGTAAGTCACTTACGGTAAAAAAGGTTATTAAGGGAAGTCCCGATCCGTTACGTTTAGGTGGCATAGGGCAAAAAATTGCTGATGATATTGAAAAGAAGATTAGGATTGAAACTCGCGTTACCGTTTTAGGGCATTTGCAAAGAGGAGGAACGCCTACTCCTTTTGATCGAGTGTTAGCTACACGTTTTGGTGTTGAAGCCGTGCAGCTTATTGCCAAAGGTTCATATGGTCGCATGGTTGCCTATAAAAATGATGATATTATTTCAGTGCCTATACATAAGGTAGTATCCAAACTAAAAGTGGTGCCTAAAAGCTCTTCCATTATTAAAGCTGCACGAGCTGTTGGCACAACTTTTGGCGATAGATAG
- a CDS encoding tetratricopeptide repeat protein, translated as MYKKIFFVSLGVFVCSIFISKYLMSVASQGSLEECQSLIQSGQYEKAHTLISPLVEKNSRDIDYLSAYALILDKKGDGENALVQYNKIIELDPENEQAQVRIGTLSMMQNKFDDAIASYQKVLEKNPQNVEAMSGVGSVYLSQGDTEKALEKFNEALSVDDTNITAMTGKAEALSKTGKIAEAQELFKISIEAKPDDSGLLMGYGELLERTGKLSEAKEVFEKALTIEPQSSLALMGLGNVLYKLGDTDRALTIFQDRAKENPNDVPLIIKIASIQSDQKNYEEPIEKLQKTLDAHPDNVSLLLALGDVYLAKGDYDNALARFTKVSEINKDSIEGYIGRGKTYFKQGNVEGAINEFKSAATMKPKDSKIYVEWGKAYLSAGMFYEGIQELQKALEISPQEKLLHYYVGLGFLNGGFGDVAVEEFKLELESNPGHSLSHLNLGLAYAQLGDTDAAEKEYKKALEIDPQLIDALYNLALLYAKSGKSDKAVKGFEKLLKLRPNDVPTLYNLGILYAKANNADNAIDTFKKVLEIDSQNIDARDNLAVLFEGKGMIDDAIAQYDAILAVPNLASPEVIYNSMGMLYFKNGDMAKAEEALQKAIESKPDFTEAVTNLESVRKKMGKPAEVQIAKAAPTLVEEEKIPVAKTTPEEEKEVEDESVSRAKEHVVLGEIYFDKGELDSALYEWNKALALEPDNQVVKDKIAMVDQLKRRDEEKVQEEKQARMMAEEQALKEAEQKQQIASYLESGQAKSGSGDFEGAISEWEKALAIDPANEIALNSIQNAKEVVVVEEKARVSEEAQLEDERRQEDERQSALKGQEVDNYLSTARIYLEEGYFDEAIQTWEQVLQADPENAEAKSGIEEARAKMASAKTAKDETRPSLEEEKAPKEEESVAVISPLRAKLNKQRIKDYLSTGDVFVQVGDFDEAVKLYNKVLEIEPANEIALKKIADAQSGGGLAREKKEKQDEMRRFEEEKAAQKQNIEKKVAGLLTEGEVKFNRGEFRAAIDIWTGILEIDPVNQIAKKKIFEAKELKIAQDNRKRKELEAKEFAKKRALLRIKEAQAKRKKDSGHRQAKKRGSRKKHHLAKKRDAFLDESYLEETLGSITGSDEVIPMD; from the coding sequence ATGTATAAGAAGATCTTCTTTGTATCTTTAGGTGTTTTTGTTTGTTCGATTTTTATATCAAAATATTTAATGAGCGTTGCCTCTCAAGGTTCATTGGAAGAATGCCAAAGCCTGATTCAATCAGGGCAGTATGAGAAAGCGCACACCCTTATTTCTCCTCTCGTTGAAAAAAATTCCCGGGATATTGATTATCTTAGTGCGTATGCACTTATACTAGATAAAAAGGGTGATGGGGAAAATGCTCTTGTTCAGTACAACAAGATAATTGAACTTGACCCTGAAAATGAACAGGCACAAGTGAGAATCGGCACTTTGTCAATGATGCAGAATAAATTCGATGACGCGATAGCTTCTTACCAAAAGGTGCTTGAGAAGAACCCCCAAAATGTTGAAGCAATGAGTGGGGTTGGAAGCGTCTATCTGTCGCAAGGTGATACAGAAAAAGCCCTTGAGAAGTTTAATGAAGCGCTGTCAGTAGATGATACAAATATTACCGCAATGACCGGTAAAGCCGAAGCGCTATCGAAAACAGGTAAAATCGCTGAAGCACAAGAACTATTTAAGATTTCAATTGAGGCTAAGCCAGATGATAGTGGATTGCTTATGGGGTACGGCGAATTGCTTGAGAGAACAGGAAAATTATCTGAGGCCAAAGAAGTATTTGAAAAAGCATTAACCATAGAACCCCAATCATCATTAGCGTTAATGGGGTTAGGGAACGTTCTTTATAAGCTGGGAGATACTGATCGGGCGCTAACAATATTTCAAGATAGAGCAAAGGAAAATCCGAATGATGTGCCATTGATAATAAAGATAGCTTCAATACAAAGTGATCAGAAAAACTACGAGGAACCTATTGAAAAACTACAGAAAACATTAGATGCACATCCGGATAATGTTTCTCTCTTATTAGCGTTAGGTGATGTATACCTTGCAAAAGGGGATTATGATAATGCCTTAGCACGTTTTACAAAAGTGAGTGAAATAAACAAGGATAGTATAGAAGGATATATCGGAAGAGGTAAAACATATTTTAAGCAGGGTAATGTTGAGGGTGCTATTAATGAGTTCAAAAGTGCCGCGACTATGAAACCTAAAGATAGTAAGATATATGTTGAATGGGGAAAAGCATATTTAAGTGCGGGGATGTTTTATGAAGGGATACAGGAATTACAAAAAGCGTTAGAAATAAGTCCTCAGGAAAAACTTCTCCATTATTATGTTGGGTTAGGTTTTTTGAATGGTGGGTTTGGTGATGTTGCTGTAGAAGAATTTAAGCTGGAGTTAGAGTCAAACCCTGGTCATTCTTTGAGTCATCTTAATTTAGGTTTGGCGTATGCGCAGTTAGGAGACACAGATGCGGCAGAAAAAGAATATAAAAAAGCACTTGAGATTGATCCTCAACTTATTGATGCTTTATACAATTTGGCCCTTTTGTATGCAAAGAGCGGCAAATCAGATAAGGCGGTAAAAGGATTTGAGAAACTATTAAAATTGCGCCCAAATGATGTTCCTACTCTCTATAATCTCGGTATTCTATACGCGAAAGCAAACAATGCTGATAATGCGATCGATACATTTAAAAAGGTTTTAGAAATAGATTCCCAAAACATTGATGCCCGCGATAATCTTGCCGTGCTATTTGAGGGTAAGGGTATGATCGACGATGCGATTGCTCAATATGATGCAATTCTCGCTGTGCCAAACCTGGCATCCCCGGAAGTGATCTACAATAGTATGGGCATGTTATATTTTAAAAATGGTGACATGGCCAAAGCTGAAGAAGCTCTGCAGAAAGCAATTGAGTCTAAGCCCGATTTTACTGAGGCGGTAACGAACTTAGAGTCGGTGAGAAAGAAGATGGGGAAGCCTGCGGAGGTCCAAATTGCTAAAGCAGCTCCCACACTTGTTGAAGAAGAAAAAATACCTGTAGCTAAAACTACACCTGAAGAGGAGAAAGAGGTTGAGGATGAATCTGTCTCACGTGCAAAGGAACATGTTGTATTAGGTGAGATATATTTCGATAAAGGTGAGTTGGACAGCGCACTCTATGAGTGGAATAAAGCATTAGCCCTTGAACCTGACAATCAGGTGGTAAAAGATAAGATTGCTATGGTCGACCAGTTGAAGAGGAGAGACGAGGAAAAGGTCCAAGAGGAAAAGCAAGCGCGTATGATGGCTGAGGAGCAAGCGCTCAAAGAAGCTGAACAAAAGCAACAAATAGCGTCGTATCTAGAATCAGGACAAGCAAAAAGTGGTAGCGGTGACTTTGAAGGCGCTATTAGTGAGTGGGAAAAAGCGCTTGCTATAGACCCTGCGAATGAAATTGCTCTAAATTCGATACAAAACGCAAAAGAAGTTGTAGTGGTAGAGGAAAAAGCGCGAGTATCCGAAGAAGCACAGCTTGAAGATGAGCGCCGTCAGGAAGATGAGCGACAAAGTGCATTAAAAGGGCAAGAGGTTGATAATTACCTATCTACTGCCCGTATATATTTAGAAGAAGGATACTTTGATGAGGCAATTCAAACGTGGGAACAAGTGCTTCAGGCTGATCCTGAAAATGCTGAGGCAAAAAGCGGCATTGAGGAAGCACGTGCAAAAATGGCATCCGCGAAAACGGCTAAAGACGAGACACGACCCTCTCTTGAGGAAGAAAAAGCTCCCAAGGAAGAAGAATCTGTTGCTGTTATTTCTCCTCTCAGAGCTAAGTTAAACAAACAGCGGATAAAAGATTATCTTTCAACCGGTGATGTTTTTGTGCAGGTAGGCGATTTTGATGAAGCAGTTAAGTTATATAATAAAGTTTTAGAGATCGAGCCTGCTAATGAAATAGCTTTAAAGAAAATTGCAGATGCTCAAAGTGGTGGCGGGCTTGCTCGTGAGAAGAAAGAAAAACAGGACGAAATGAGACGTTTCGAAGAGGAGAAAGCCGCACAGAAACAGAATATAGAGAAGAAGGTAGCTGGACTATTAACTGAAGGAGAGGTTAAATTTAACAGAGGAGAGTTCAGAGCTGCAATAGATATATGGACCGGGATACTTGAGATAGATCCGGTAAACCAGATTGCAAAAAAGAAAATATTTGAAGCAAAAGAACTAAAAATAGCTCAGGATAATAGAAAACGTAAAGAGCTGGAAGCAAAAGAATTTGCAAAAAAACGTGCGCTTTTGAGAATAAAAGAGGCACAGGCAAAGAGAAAGAAAGATTCAGGACATAGGCAGGCTAAGAAAAGAGGCTCAAGAAAAAAACATCATCTTGCTAAAAAGAGAGATGCGTTTCTTGATGAGAGCTATTTAGAGGAGACACTGGGAAGTATTACTGGTAGTGATGAAGTTATTCCCATGGATTGA
- a CDS encoding alkaline phosphatase, producing MKRIMVVGVFISLCLAIVAAPSHQKACAEETTKAKNIILVMPDGMGFGSLSLLIDYSYLYKKKPLSINTVMEKGNTGYCVTSLLKYVVPEGCAGVTGVATGEKTTPVRLSVSPNGERLQTIVEYAKERGMKTGVVTTGRVSHYASSAFLAHAKNRKVENEIAEQETLSGVDVLLGGGLRHWIPQGKKVSDIATISKKLGADTLSKREDDKNLIDQVKEKGYEVVFTAEDMASARGDKLIGLFSASALPFSIDGRSQEGLSSPSLSQMTKKAIEVLKQDDAGFLLIVSDGLLSQLLHENDPAGTLAQLVEVDNAVKEAVDFARTNPDTLILVASPRDVGGVAFSAHEDKSLLIENDFGIPNDFAKLELQKKSSNALFKDMGKEPSSAKIKKVISESTAYDLSGEEAMWVRVFPADEFFPKYMGYPYGALGKILGKKTGIVWVSQYNTALMTPIFGMGPGSQRVKGIKTTTDIFHIMKDAIK from the coding sequence ATGAAGAGAATAATGGTAGTTGGTGTTTTTATTAGTCTGTGTTTGGCTATAGTTGCTGCTCCCTCTCACCAGAAGGCATGTGCGGAAGAAACAACAAAAGCAAAGAACATAATTCTTGTTATGCCTGATGGTATGGGATTTGGTTCTCTCTCGTTACTTATTGATTATTCATATCTGTATAAGAAAAAGCCGCTGTCAATTAATACTGTTATGGAAAAGGGTAACACAGGGTATTGCGTTACCAGTTTATTGAAGTATGTGGTTCCTGAAGGTTGCGCGGGTGTAACTGGTGTTGCCACAGGAGAAAAAACAACACCGGTAAGATTATCAGTCAGTCCAAACGGAGAAAGGCTTCAGACAATAGTAGAGTATGCAAAGGAAAGAGGAATGAAAACCGGTGTAGTTACAACGGGCCGTGTGTCACATTATGCAAGCAGCGCATTTCTTGCCCATGCTAAAAATAGAAAAGTAGAAAATGAGATTGCCGAACAGGAAACACTTTCAGGTGTAGATGTGCTTCTTGGCGGCGGCCTAAGGCATTGGATTCCGCAGGGTAAAAAAGTAAGTGATATTGCTACTATATCAAAAAAACTTGGAGCGGACACTCTGTCAAAACGAGAAGATGATAAAAATTTGATAGATCAAGTGAAAGAAAAGGGTTACGAAGTTGTGTTTACTGCAGAAGATATGGCCAGTGCCCGAGGGGATAAACTCATAGGGCTTTTTTCTGCAAGTGCACTTCCTTTTTCTATTGATGGGCGTTCACAAGAGGGTCTATCTAGTCCCAGTTTGAGTCAGATGACAAAAAAAGCGATAGAAGTATTGAAACAAGATGATGCGGGATTCTTACTCATTGTTTCTGACGGACTGCTTTCACAGCTTCTCCATGAAAATGATCCCGCGGGAACATTAGCACAACTTGTTGAGGTGGATAATGCGGTTAAAGAAGCGGTTGATTTTGCGCGCACTAATCCTGATACACTCATACTTGTTGCGTCACCACGTGACGTGGGTGGTGTCGCATTTTCTGCGCACGAAGACAAAAGTTTGCTTATAGAGAATGATTTTGGGATCCCTAATGATTTTGCAAAGTTGGAGCTGCAGAAGAAATCATCCAATGCATTATTTAAGGATATGGGAAAAGAACCTTCAAGTGCAAAGATAAAGAAAGTTATTTCTGAGTCAACTGCATATGATTTATCAGGTGAAGAAGCAATGTGGGTCAGAGTGTTTCCCGCAGATGAATTTTTCCCTAAATATATGGGGTATCCTTATGGAGCACTTGGGAAAATTCTTGGGAAGAAAACCGGTATTGTATGGGTCAGCCAATATAATACTGCGCTTATGACACCTATTTTTGGCATGGGACCTGGTTCACAACGTGTTAAAGGAATTAAAACTACTACTGATATCTTTCACATAATGAAAGATGCGATAAAATAA
- the rpoN gene encoding RNA polymerase factor sigma-54 has protein sequence MAFRLEQVQKQVQKLILSPQMKQAIHLLQVPLFELQTLAQEELTKNPLLEEDIDDPQDREDYLKTDEEIDDDLGFKKEFDKLAELDDEWKEYYKQTLTVKKHSDEDEEKRRYLESSITKEETLPDHLESQLLLLDLSDDEKHLGNVLIGNIDENGYLQETVENIASQNNSSIETIERILALIQSFHPLGVGARDIQECLLIQINKLGTSTPLLQEIISFHLDAISKKHYQQIAKELDVSVEEVQNIASIISFLEPKPGRMFSEERTEYVIPDVIVKEFEGKYIILLNDDRIPHLRISKLYRNLMQKDEGNTQTKEYVKEKVKAGMWFIKNIQQRQQTIYNIATEIVNTQLEFITNGINHLKPLTMKDVAKKLGIHESTVSRAISSKYIETPQGVFQIKFFFSRGIEMDTGENISSTNVKNRIEELIKSEDPAHPLSDQKIIEILTNDGIPIARRTIAKYRAELKIQPSNLRKR, from the coding sequence ATGGCATTTAGGTTGGAACAAGTACAAAAACAGGTACAAAAACTGATTTTATCTCCTCAGATGAAACAGGCCATCCACCTTTTACAGGTTCCCCTATTTGAACTTCAGACACTTGCACAGGAAGAGCTCACTAAAAATCCTTTACTTGAAGAAGATATTGATGATCCGCAGGACCGTGAGGATTATTTAAAAACTGATGAAGAAATAGATGATGATCTTGGATTCAAAAAAGAATTTGATAAACTTGCGGAGCTTGATGACGAATGGAAAGAATACTACAAGCAAACCCTCACCGTAAAAAAACATTCTGATGAAGATGAAGAAAAGAGAAGATATCTTGAAAGTTCTATTACAAAAGAAGAGACGTTACCTGATCATCTCGAAAGCCAATTGTTGCTTTTAGACTTATCTGATGACGAAAAACACTTGGGTAATGTGCTTATTGGAAACATTGATGAAAACGGCTATTTACAAGAGACTGTTGAAAATATTGCTTCTCAAAACAACTCATCAATAGAAACTATAGAGAGGATACTGGCACTCATACAAAGTTTTCATCCCCTGGGAGTGGGCGCTCGTGATATCCAAGAATGCCTGCTTATACAAATCAACAAATTAGGGACTTCAACACCGTTACTGCAAGAGATAATCTCTTTCCACCTTGACGCAATAAGCAAAAAACACTATCAACAGATTGCAAAAGAACTTGATGTGTCCGTTGAGGAAGTGCAGAACATTGCATCAATCATTTCGTTTTTAGAACCTAAACCAGGCAGAATGTTCAGCGAAGAACGGACAGAATATGTAATACCTGATGTCATTGTGAAGGAATTTGAAGGTAAATATATTATTCTTTTAAACGATGACAGAATCCCCCATTTAAGAATAAGCAAATTATACCGTAATCTTATGCAGAAAGATGAAGGTAATACCCAGACAAAGGAATATGTAAAAGAAAAAGTAAAAGCTGGAATGTGGTTCATTAAAAACATCCAACAAAGACAACAAACCATTTACAACATTGCGACTGAAATTGTAAATACACAGCTTGAGTTCATTACTAACGGCATTAATCACCTGAAGCCTCTCACAATGAAGGATGTTGCGAAAAAACTCGGAATACACGAGTCCACAGTCTCGAGAGCTATCTCAAGCAAATATATTGAGACACCTCAAGGTGTTTTTCAAATTAAGTTTTTCTTTTCAAGAGGCATTGAAATGGATACTGGCGAAAATATATCATCAACAAATGTCAAAAACCGGATCGAAGAACTCATAAAAAGTGAAGATCCCGCACATCCCCTGAGCGACCAGAAAATCATAGAGATTTTAACCAACGACGGTATTCCCATTGCACGAAGAACGATCGCAAAATATCGCGCTGAATTAAAGATCCAACCCTCTAACCTCAGAAAACGTTAA
- a CDS encoding flippase → MLKKIVKNTTCILLGNVVNKISSIILLFFFSRYLGATGFGLYSFIFFYVGLFGSLTDLGVKTTLVRELARPRQRKELYLGNSIILAITGTVAALCLSIAISFVAGYTSNVKALIALASLSLVFSFRDLTFRQIYESVFQVNLKMEYPTIINALNEILVVFSCLAVIMLKGSLGTLICVYVLGYVPGFICIIVYANKCMRPVFSLNKTVMKEIIKLCFPLGMAVALTSVYDKIGGVLLQVFKGSEAVGYYSVAYRVSVSLKIIPFALMISLFPLLSEYYAHDRGKFLKYFNAAVKYILLIALPMGVIVTLFSEQIVVLVSGKSFIESATSLVYMIWAVVFLFITIVFFYTLISMNKQVLALFISGVMLTMNVILNIILIQKWSYVGASITLLLTEIIGFILALICVKRYVKEFSLAVFFKAGCAFLGMLAVIFVPCNILVKCSLSVLVFFVIAFFMKLLTHEEFALIKGFMRSKNK, encoded by the coding sequence GTGCTGAAAAAAATTGTAAAAAACACTACATGTATACTGCTGGGAAATGTTGTAAACAAGATAAGCAGCATAATACTTCTTTTCTTTTTCTCCCGATATCTTGGTGCGACAGGTTTTGGGCTATACTCATTTATCTTCTTTTATGTCGGTTTATTTGGAAGTCTTACTGATTTAGGCGTTAAAACAACGCTTGTGAGGGAGTTAGCTCGTCCACGCCAGCGCAAAGAACTGTATCTGGGAAATTCAATCATTCTGGCCATTACGGGAACGGTTGCCGCTCTTTGCCTGTCGATTGCGATTTCATTTGTTGCAGGGTATACATCAAATGTTAAAGCACTTATAGCGCTTGCATCGCTCAGTCTGGTTTTTTCATTTAGAGATCTAACATTTAGACAGATATATGAGTCTGTGTTTCAAGTAAATCTTAAAATGGAATATCCGACAATCATTAATGCCCTCAATGAAATCCTTGTGGTTTTTTCTTGTCTGGCTGTCATTATGCTTAAGGGAAGCCTCGGTACACTGATATGCGTATATGTGTTAGGGTATGTGCCCGGTTTTATCTGTATTATTGTCTATGCTAATAAATGCATGAGACCTGTTTTTTCCCTTAATAAAACTGTTATGAAAGAAATAATCAAATTGTGCTTTCCTCTCGGCATGGCAGTTGCGTTGACAAGTGTATATGACAAAATTGGCGGCGTGTTATTGCAGGTGTTTAAGGGAAGTGAAGCGGTGGGGTATTATTCTGTTGCGTATCGAGTGAGTGTGTCTCTTAAGATTATTCCTTTTGCACTTATGATTTCATTGTTTCCGCTTTTAAGCGAATACTATGCGCATGATAGAGGTAAGTTTCTTAAATATTTTAATGCGGCAGTAAAATATATTCTCCTAATAGCATTGCCAATGGGTGTTATCGTTACACTTTTTTCCGAACAGATTGTTGTGCTTGTTTCGGGTAAATCCTTTATAGAGTCTGCAACGTCACTTGTCTATATGATCTGGGCAGTTGTTTTTTTGTTTATAACGATAGTGTTTTTCTACACATTGATCTCAATGAATAAACAAGTTCTCGCACTTTTTATATCAGGAGTAATGCTCACAATGAATGTTATTCTCAATATTATTTTGATACAAAAATGGAGTTATGTGGGGGCCTCTATTACACTGCTTTTGACCGAGATAATCGGATTTATATTGGCGCTTATATGTGTTAAAAGGTATGTGAAGGAGTTTTCTCTTGCCGTGTTTTTTAAAGCAGGATGTGCCTTTTTAGGTATGCTTGCAGTTATTTTCGTGCCGTGTAATATTCTCGTTAAATGCAGTCTTTCTGTCTTGGTATTTTTTGTGATAGCATTCTTCATGAAGCTGCTTACTCACGAAGAGTTTGCTCTCATTAAAGGCTTTATGAGATCTAAAAATAAATAA
- a CDS encoding glycosyltransferase family 39 protein — protein MTHKKIFSYTVVFVLIVVSAILLTFRLDALSYWGDEVGSIMYSRCGFFQMIDMLIAEDVHPPLYYMILHWWIDLWGESEFALRFLSVIPVIISIVFVYRIGKDFFSEKVGLLSALMFVMSPEIVLFGRMVRYYTLALLFGLMATYFFFKLLKKAQWKYVFLYACSVTLLLYTTYTTVSLIIAHGCILLFWIKQERQAIFKWISAQCIAFLLYIPGTILFFMMISRMSSENNPLSDLSAGASGVAVKFMYSIYAFCFGETLYPWHVALVVPGCIVIFCIFMYGIRKSLAMHNKHYFFLLLQLAIPLVFTVILLSTVKKLSSFVYAPSRTLFVIPYFCLALAVGIEYIRDKRLKIFIILFLLSIWTVSLVNYYTYREFIMPTYLAPWKEVLHDAASDAREYDLVVGEETRELNYYYAARDYPFHFLVDEKEITEYLLLHPEARLYYIKTGRDQQPSGLSLQFRDWIAREYVLKRTKAYVKIDDFYKKVKKLLLKRKPYAYKMELLVYEK, from the coding sequence ATGACGCATAAAAAAATATTTTCGTATACTGTTGTGTTTGTTCTCATCGTTGTGAGCGCAATACTGCTTACTTTTCGGCTCGATGCACTGAGTTATTGGGGTGATGAAGTTGGAAGCATCATGTATTCGCGGTGTGGTTTTTTTCAAATGATAGATATGTTAATTGCTGAAGATGTCCATCCGCCACTCTACTACATGATTCTTCATTGGTGGATTGATTTGTGGGGTGAAAGTGAATTTGCGCTTCGTTTTCTTTCAGTTATTCCTGTCATTATAAGTATCGTGTTTGTTTACCGTATTGGAAAAGATTTTTTCAGCGAAAAAGTTGGTCTTTTAAGCGCGTTGATGTTTGTTATGTCTCCCGAGATAGTGCTTTTTGGCAGAATGGTGCGTTATTATACATTAGCGCTTCTCTTTGGACTTATGGCTACCTATTTCTTTTTTAAATTGCTCAAAAAAGCACAGTGGAAATATGTTTTTCTTTATGCCTGTAGCGTCACTTTGCTCCTCTATACAACCTATACGACGGTATCACTTATTATTGCTCACGGTTGTATCCTGCTTTTTTGGATAAAACAGGAAAGACAAGCGATTTTTAAGTGGATATCCGCTCAATGTATTGCCTTTTTATTATACATTCCGGGTACCATTCTTTTTTTTATGATGATTTCGCGTATGTCGAGTGAGAATAATCCGCTATCAGATTTGAGTGCCGGAGCCTCTGGTGTAGCTGTAAAGTTTATGTATTCTATATATGCATTTTGTTTTGGAGAAACACTGTACCCATGGCATGTAGCTCTTGTTGTTCCGGGATGCATTGTTATATTTTGTATATTTATGTATGGGATAAGAAAAAGCTTAGCTATGCATAATAAACATTATTTCTTCTTATTGCTTCAACTGGCCATACCTCTTGTTTTTACCGTTATTCTTTTGAGTACGGTAAAGAAATTATCATCTTTTGTGTATGCCCCGTCAAGAACGCTGTTTGTTATCCCTTATTTTTGTCTTGCCCTCGCAGTTGGTATTGAATATATACGCGACAAGCGACTTAAAATATTCATTATTCTTTTTCTTCTCAGTATATGGACTGTTTCGCTGGTAAATTATTACACGTATCGTGAGTTTATAATGCCCACATATCTTGCTCCATGGAAAGAGGTGTTGCATGATGCTGCTAGCGATGCCAGAGAATATGATTTAGTTGTTGGAGAAGAAACGCGAGAGCTGAATTATTATTATGCTGCGCGTGATTATCCGTTTCATTTCCTTGTTGATGAAAAAGAAATAACAGAGTATCTGTTATTGCATCCGGAAGCGCGATTGTACTATATAAAAACCGGTAGAGATCAACAGCCATCAGGCTTGTCTTTACAATTTAGAGACTGGATAGCTCGTGAATATGTATTAAAAAGGACCAAAGCTTATGTGAAGATAGATGACTTCTATAAAAAAGTGAAGAAGTTGTTGTTGAAAAGAAAACCATATGCTTATAAGATGGAATTATTAGTGTATGAAAAATAA